CAAAGACTAAGCCAGGGTTGAGAGCTCATAGTGGATTAATTTCCCCAACTCCCATTTTATGTGAGTTGGTGAAGTAGTTTGAGCTGTTAGTAAGAGGCTTTCTCAAGTTGTTTTAGCTTGTAGCTAAAGAATGGAAGAGGAAGAGAACCACATAAGTGTCACTTCTCTCTTGCTATCACACATATCCTTGAAAGACTAGAAAAAAAGGTGTTTGGTCTAGAACCTGTTGTCATCAATGCTGATATGATTTGGTCATTGAAGGACTCCATTTTTTCATGTCTGATTTAATAATGAGTGCCACTGCACCTGTCACATGTGGGCAAGCCATAGATGTAGCAGATTTTATGCCAAACAAGGATGGTTTTTTCCCAACTGGATCACTTCCTGGTTCATTACTTTTAGGAATCATGGCAGCCAAAATGCCAGTCCTGGCACCATCACATCCAGCTGGACAACAAATTTGCCCTAATGTGAAAGAAAAATTGAGTGCATTGTTCTCAAGATGCTTATGCAATTAAAGTTCATGGATAAATGGATACAGCATGTTGGAACACAGGGCATCAAAATACCTTGAGAATGTTTTCTGTTAGGCTTGGAGGACCTCTATATCTAGTAATTTCTGTTGGAAGAGTTGTTGCAGTTGGGTTCTTGTAATGGAGACATGATAGACTGAGCATACACCTAGcatattatttttcaacttttacatTTGTCATGAACATGAATatgttttgtgtgtgtgtaattattatttgagtcaatttgaattttaaactatgAGATCAACCATGCAGTATTTAAAAAACATCTCTGATTCTATATAATTAAAGCACCTTGCCTCTCTTCGACATATTGACTCAATAAGGTTGTGACCTATCACAATTTTGGTGCAAAAACGTgcaatttttttgttcaaatagaTATCTTCCAGAATTCAGATAACCATCTAAATGAAAACTTAGATTTCTTTTTGGtgttatttttagaaattatatttgCTTTCTTGTAgatttttgtttcatcttttcTCTATTGAATAATTACATTTCTTAATCTTTTAGTTTCACAGCTTATTCTGTTATACTGAAAATATCTTAACTCTAATCCTGATTTTGTGTATGAATGGTTAGATCCTTGTCTGTGACTTACACTGTGCAAGAGATCCAACAGTGGCGTGAAGCACGGAAAAAGAATCATCCTTTCAATAACAACATTCAGAAGGTTTTAAACAAACTGATCTACCTACTGCTTTTGTTTATCAGATGTTATTGTCTAATAATCAATTCCTGAATCACTACCTACAGAAGCACAGTGAACACCCAAAAGACAGGAAGGCCATTAATAGGGAGGTCTTACAAAGAGAGGTATTCTTATTTGAGGGATGTTATTAGCATATAACACCtcccaattaatatttttatgctaccaaatttaattttgttgttcaatAGAGAGCTAAgcaaatacaattattttagcATGAAATATAAGTGCTGACAAATAAATGTTTCTTTGACTCAGCTAATAGTATTCCAAATCATTGATGTAGTGTATATAATTGTCTTTGCAGCTCAAGGAGGTGTTAGCGAAGCAAGCTGAATTGGGAGTTGAAGTTGCTGAAATACCATCATACTACTTGAAGAATTCTGACAATCAAGCTCTTCAGAGtgaagggaaaaacaaatttacTGACAAAAGAAAATTCCAAAACAAGTTCAACAAGAAATCAGACAGAAAAGGTAGGTTCGCCAAGAGGCAGAAGTTTGATGACAAAGATTTTTCAGAAAGCCCCTCTTTGAAGAAGAGGAAGCCTACATTATTGCAGAAACTCCTGAGTTCAGATGTAAAGAGGGATAAGAGCCACCTGATTCAGGTTTTCAGGTTCATGGTAATGAATTCTTTCTTCAAACATTGTCTTGATAAGCCGCTGAGATATCCGTTGGTCGTGGTTAAAGAAAAGGGGTCTGAAGTTGATGGTGAAGAAAAATACTTGCACACCGGAAAAGATGTTCTTAAAGGAGGGAATGAGGAAACAGTTCAAAAAATTGTGACCTTCAATAATGATAATAGCCATGATTGTGAAGATGAAGATAGTGATGATGACGAGAATGATTCTATTGTTGATAATAATCTTCATAAAGATCCTTCTTCCTTGGTTAAAAGACAGTGTGATAGTGGCGAAGGAATTGGGAAATTTGATGAAGAGGAGGGAGAAATTATAGAATGAAATTCCAAGGTTGCTCTCTCTATTTTTGCAGCAAAGTTTTTTAATACTGTGATGGTAACATTTTCTgttaaatcaatttttgtttctatCGTTGTTTTACTAGTATACATATGATGTtacagtaaatatttttttcagcgAAGCTTTTGAATACTAATAGTTATACTTGGGCAGGGCACGTCTTAGATTAGGGAcagtttaattataatattaatagatGTTTTGACGCTGTGACATGCCTCAATGTTATATTAGGATTTCTCTCAGAACTTGTATTTGCCACTTATTAAAGAAGCAACAACCATGCCGATGGGTTTTTCCTATTTGCGCATTTGAATGAATTTTTCACATCCAtgtttttattgattatttgtatgatttttctGTCCATTTTCTCATTcatttgtatgatttttttttcttattcatttgaATAATTTCTCTGTTCCCTTATTCCACGTATTTGTATGTTTTTCCCCACTCATTTAAGTGTttctttttcactaatttttgcctattttttagttttttcccCGCtcatttgaaggattttttctaattatttacaCAGTATTCCTCCTGCTAATTTGACTacttttttatactaaattttcCACCCATTATTTCCAGCTTATTTTCCTCACCTATtggcatgattttttttaggttGACAAAATGGATTGATCGGATAAATTTAAATTGGGATCAAAATGtatcatatcaaaataatctattaatccattttaattcattaaaaatttatttataaaatctaatcCATCGATGATTCATTTGATAAAAACTCatctattaacatttttttcatgaatatGTATCTAActcatccataaaaataatgtattttaaaaattaataatatttttaaaataataacaattttgatTAAGGTCAACTAAAACTAACTCGATTGGtgtggataaaaaattattctagttgactttgataaaaaaatagtcttgATTAATGTTGATCAAAAAATTGCCCTAACGCAATCGATGTTGGCGAAAATTTTGCCTTGTTAACATCGGTAAAAAATTGTACAAGTTGATGTCAGTTGAGAAATAGTTTCAAttgacattaattaaaaatgatcctgGTTGACTTCGaccaaaaaataatcttatgtGACATCAATCGTAAAATTGTGTCCAGCAAAATCatctaaaaattattcatgttgACTTTGATTGAAAAACAACCttgactaaaaaatataattttaaaactttaaaataaattttttgaacaaatttcaaaaaataaacttaagagcaatttaaatatgaaaaaagtgtattgaaTCAATTTTGATCCATTAAGTCAATTGGAAAATTCATTAGATTTTGAGAAATAGTGGATGAATCATTAACCATCTAGAAAATCAATGGATGCATTGGATCCAAtccatttgatttttgttgttgtttgtaacGGATGAATTTCCTTGAGTGAAATGATGGATAAATGGATTGATTTGCCACCTTTACTTgtaataacttaatttttagCAATACTTGTATAGTTGCATTATGTAGCAAAATATGCAAAATATTATAGCGCGTCAAACTTTACTCAGTGTTCTTTGTTTTGATGCCATTGgaataaagtttattttattataacaaaataaagaaaatttcaaataaaaaacttgatAATTAACAAGGTTAAatatacaacatttttttttactatttacaaaataaaagcaATTTATAAACAAGTGATTGATTCgaataataataaactatgTCATTTGTGCAAGTAATAAATGGTTTAAATATTTCTCTTATCTTATGTTTATGGAAAACTTGGTTGGATTGGAATACCACCTTTGAGTGAAAATCTTTTGAAGGAATTAGtctcatttaattatttgaaaatactCTTTCCAATtatgtgtataaaaaataaaagcaattttATTTTGAGTGATGATATTTATCTCAGTCACTCTCATACTATTCATTTTCATgtcattcttttctttctatctctctCTACTTTTTTCCATCACATGGTTTCTAGCCCATTTTCACGAACCATACAAGAGTTTAACTCAAGGGAACTTCTAGTATAACAGGAAAATGTCGATTTTGTCCTTTCGTAAGcctcatacggattgacaatcggTAAGCCTCTTatagattgtcaatccgtattaACGTTATTAGCACAACACTCTAACCAATTGAGCTAAtagatcaattatattatataataattaatgtcgttatatataatactaaaatttctaatatatatttaatgcatatgtaaatttatataataaattttttgataattaatttgtttacatataaaaattgtaaataaaaatcataggtttaataaaaatttacatatgtaaaaaaataccaaatttatttaattatgaattgttgtaataaacatctaaatacatcactcaattaaatatcatatttgtttaattttcaatcactataataaacatccaaatacatcattcaattaaatataaaatttatttaactattaattagtgtaataaacatctaaatacaatatccaattaaatatcaatttttttaattatcaaattttgtaaataaaataatgtataaaaaaaattataataaaaaaaattcaaaacatatggattggcaatccgtatgGTTTATACGGATCGACAATCCgtatggttcatacggattgacaatccgtatggtTTATACGGATCGACAATCCGTATGATTCATACAATGAAGTTCTGTGGTTTTTCGTTaccgaagaagaagaaatgagtattaaaaaaattcaaaacatacagattgtcaatccgtatattttgatttttttaaattatattttttttatacatgatttTATTTAcacaatttgataattaaaaaaaattgatatttaattggatgttgtatttagatgtttattacaataattaatagttaaataaatttgatatttaattgaatgatgtattcaGATGTTTAATACAGTGAtcgaaaattaaataaatatgatatttaattgaatgatatatttagatgtttattacaacaattcataattaaataaatttggtatttttttttacatatgtaaatttttattaaacctatgatttttatttacaatttatatatgtaaacaaattaattattagataaaaattaattatcacaaaatttattatgtaaatttatatgtgtattaaatatacattagaaattttagtattatatatagtaatattaattattttataacataattggtcTATTAACTCAGTTGATTAGAGTGTTGTACTAATAACCCGAAAGTTACAGGATCGATTTCTACTTGgactattaattttaaattaattccaaAATTATAAGTCTCATACGAATTATTAGTCTTTATTGGACTTACGAAAGGGTAAAACTGACATTTTTTTGTTATGCTGGGTGTACCAACAAAACTCCTGGATTCCCCTAGCAGTTCCCTTATGTTGTATTAAGTAATTTCCTTGTTACGTGGGGGAACATTTTTCTTGGAACCCTCATTCTCTTAGCGGGCCATCTCGCACATGAGAGCCCATATCATCCATTTGACCTAGCAAGCACACATACTCACATGGCCCTATTGTTACGCGGGAAAACACACCCTCGTAACGACGTAACCTCTCGCACGTGCGAGCCCACGTCACACATCTGACCTACGGATTAAACTAGGGTTTCCGCTTTCCCACTATATAATCCACACCCTTGCGTGCGTGCCGTGCGGTGCAGCCCCTTCTGCCCTCCCAACccatatacttaaaaaaacccaaaaaaccaaaaataccaTAAAATTTTTCAGCTTCTCCGCCGCCGTACAGCCACCACCTCCGTTCGGATCTCCGGCGGACCTACTATCCCTACTACTCTATTTACACGGAAGAACAAAAAAACTATCccacaaaaaaaattccaaaagcggttcggttagggtttagttttttttttatattatttcgtGTATCTAATTTTTCAtcagtaatattatttttgaggCGGCGAGATGGCGCAGATTCAGGTGCAGCATCAGAGTCCGGTGTCGGCTCCTCCTCCGAACGGCGTGGCTAACGCGCCGAACAACCCGAACCAGTTCGTTACGACGTCGTTGTACGTCGGCGATCTTGAGCAGAATGTCAACGACGCACAGCTATACGATCTGTTCAACCAGGTCGTCCAAGTCGTTTCGGTGCGCGTTTGCAGGGACCTTACGACGCGTCGTTCACTCGGTTATGGCTATGTTAATTTCAGTAACCCTCAGGATGGTAAATCATAACAAAAATTTCCTCTTTTttgtatgaaaatgaaaattgggGCTTGATTAATtggttttttgtgtgtgttggaTTTTCAGCGGCGAGGGCATTGGATGTGCTGAATTTCACTCCACTCAACAACAGACCTATTAGGATCATGTATTCTCATCGGGATCCTAGTCTTAGGAAGAGTGGTACTGCGAATATTTTTATCAAGGTGCGCACTTTTTGTTGTCTTTTTacgttgaaaaaaatgaaaatgacttGATAGTGTGAATCGTGGAAATCGTCCATAAACGCGTTTGTTGTTAACATCTTATTCCTAAATTTACCGAATTTGTAATTTGTATTAAGCTAGAAGGAcataagttataaatttaggGATGTTTTGGCTATTTTGATAACATTAGCTCGTATGGCATATAAGTATAACCAACTAAAAGTAGAAAGTATTTGATGGGAAAGGATGATTTCATtgcatttttgtattttcaacgTAATAAGTGGTCTCTTTTGTATTTCTAATATAAATCTTTTGCTTTTAATTGCTTAAAAGTCAGATGTAAGGATGAGGTTAACAATGAAGAACCTGTATTTTAATTTAGCTTAATTGGAAAGTAATTCTATGACTAAGGGCGGGTCTTTTGTTTTGAGAAAAGTGAAactataaaatagaaaagaataaaaagttgtcttttttttttctgtataaaatttttagatctagaaaccttgaaaacaaggtggcatttttgtaactAAAAGCGAACAATAACCAATCAATCCTAAAGTTTTCTATTTGCCTAGTTTTTTGTGAGTAGTGGCTgggcaatgaagttctttttttGTTGCTGTCTGTTGTTTATATTGACATCCTGAATCTCATATTTCTAATGATATTGGTGGTGCAGAATTTGGATAAGGCTATTGACCACAAGGCCTTACATgatactttttcttcttttggactCATTCTTTCTTGCAAAATAGCAACTGATGCTTCTGGCCTGTCTAAGGGCTATGGTTTTGTTCAATTCGACAGTGAAGAGTCTGCACAGAATGCTATTGACAAGTTAAATGGCATGTTGATCAATGATAAGCAGGTCTATGTAGGCCATTTTCTGCGAAAGCAAGATAGAGAGAATGCTCTCAGTaagacaaaatttaataatgtcTATGTGAAAAACTTATCAGAGTCAACCACGGATGAAGAGTTGATGAAATTTTTTGGAGAATATGGTACCATTACTAGTGCTGTAATAATGAGGGACGCAGACGGTAAATCAAGGTGTTTTGGCTTTGTCAATTTTGAAAACCCAGATGATGCTGCCAAAGCTGTTGAAGGACTTAATGGGAAGAAAGTTGATGATAAGGAGTGGTATGTTGGAAAAGCCCAGAAAAAATCTGAGCGTGAACAAGAACTGAAAGGACGGTTTGAGCAGAGTATAAAGGAATCTGCTGACAAATATCAAGGTGTGAACCTGTATCTCAAGAACTTGGATGATACTATCAGTGATGAAAAACTTAAGGAAATGTTTGCTGAATATGGTACAATAACTTCATGCAAGGTGTGCAAATGTCATTTCTTTGCTGGTATTTTATGGTCAGGTCTTTTTTATTGGTAGCAGATTTAAGCAATGTGTATTATGTCACCTATTCTGTAGGTTATGCGAGACCCCACTGGAATCGGTAGAGGATCAGGATTTGTTGCATTTTCAACTCCTGAGGAAGCATCTCGTGCTGTAAGTATAGAACTCTGTAAAcaagaaatatattaatatgctaatattatttttttttgctaaagaACCTTAGTTTTCATATGCATATCTGTTGGTACTTGTAGCTCGGTGAGATGAATGGTAAAATGATTGCTGGAAAACCTCTGTACGTTGCCCTTGCACAGAGAAAAGAAGACAGAAGAGCAAGGTTACAGGTAACCCCGTAGTAACAGTGGCCCAGCTTTTTCTGTTGTTTATTTGTACACTGTTAAGTTTTAAGTTTTTGGCACAGAAATTCCTACATTTAGTCCATGAATGGTAGTTATTTGGTATGTTTATATGTCTGTATTCctcatttagtttaaataaatttaattttcacaaaaaaatttactatgTCTGTTGCTTAGCAAAAGTTGTGTATTGGAAACCTGAAATTTTGTTACTTTGAAGAATAGATACAAAAACAATACTGTATATTATTGATTGGGGTAGGTGATGGTGTTGAGGGCCCTAATCTTAGGTGATAAGGTTAGGTGAGAGATGGATGGATCcagcagatccctcttgttggttGAGGAAATGCCCCTTTGGTTGTCTGGTAGTTGTCTTGAGAATGCCCAGCCCATGTTATCATCAGGTTTCATTGTAAATGtctcaaaatcagaatcacTGCCAAGACaggaaatatattaattaagtcACTGCCAAATAAAgcgtctttttaattttttttaattcttctatTCTTTATCTGTAACAATTAAACAccctttttattgattttattctgTTACACAACCTGCATGTCTATTTTCAATGTTGCCTTTTTAAATAGGCTGTATATCCTACCTTATGCCTACTATCGTTTGTGCCTTTAATCTAATTACCTGTTTTGTGGTCATCTAtagaaattagttttttatatgCTCTTTTCTGCATGTcctttgtgtttttattttgttatacaTTTGCTGTAATATCATGTTTTATCACTTAAGATTGTATTTTTCTTGTACAAGTTTTGATGCTCCTCATTATTTATTGGTGAGGCATGTGCTTTTTGGTGCTTCTATTGGCATCTCTCTTTGACCTCAATGGATATGAAATCATATGATATGGACATGGATATGAAACTTTTTAACACATACAGAATATAACGTGATGCTTTGCAGCAATTCATAGAAGTTGTATTGCAACTGTAATTAGAATTACTGTAGGTTAGGCAAATGAAAATGTATTTAGAATTCACCATTATTACTGCTTTCTTCCAGGCTCAGTTTTCACAGATGAGGCCTGTTGCAATAACGCCTTCTGTTGCGCCCCGTATGCCTCTCTACCCTCCTGGTGCTCCTGGTCTTGGACAACAATTTTTGTATGGGCAAGGACCCCCAGCCATGATGCCTCCACAAGTAATTATTAGCCAGTTGTTTACATCTttaacttctatttttgttgatatCAAGCACATTATATGtggaaaaatatttcaaaagtcAAGTTTAACTTTTAGCCTTTTAGTTGTTCACATTGCTGTTAGTCTAAACTTGTGCTTAAGGGCCTACATTTTTGTTAATATGATATCTCAGCTATGGTGTTTCTCTTTGTGTTCTACTCTTCCACATATGCTACATGTGCGTTATGCTACTGACCATTATGTCAGGGacattatattttcatgttaggCTTATTATGTTCAATTAATCAGTTTAGATTGAGAAATAACTGTAATCATCCTTCAAATGCAGGCTGGATTTGGATACCAGCAGCAACTAGTTCCTGGAATGAGACCTGGTGGTGGTCCCATGCCAAGCTTCTTTGTTCCTATGGTTCAGCAAGGCCAACAAGGGCAGCGCCCAGGGGGCCGCCGAGGAACAGGTCCTGTGCAACAACCCCAACAGCCAATGCCAATGATGCAGCAGCAGGTCTGCTCTTGCACAGAGtttccaatttttttgtttgtctctcacGTTACTCATCTGCATGCATGCCTGATGGTGAGATACTTTCTTATTTGTTTGTTAGATGCTTCCAAGGGGGCGTGTCTATCGTTACCCTCCTGGCCGCAACATGCAAGATGTCCCACTTCAAGGTGTAGCTGGTGGAATGATGTCAGTCCCTTATGACATGGGTGGTCTGCCAATCCGCGATGCTGTGGGACAGCCAATGCCCATTCAAGCTTTGGCCACGGCTCTTGCAAATGCTCCCCCTGAACAGCAGAGGACTGTAAGTAACTTTTCCTGCAACTGTTTTTGGCACATTTTGGGTTGAGTAATCCCTGATTTATGTGTTCTATATGttatatgttatataataaTGCTGTACTGATTCTTTATCATGAATGTTTTGCTAGATGCTCGGTGAAGCTTTATACCCGCTTGTGGATCAGCTGGAACACGATGCTGCAGCAAAGGTTACTGGCATGCTTCTGGAGATGGACCAGCCTGAAGTTTTACATCTGATTGAGTCACCAGATGCTCTGAAGGCAAAAGTTGCTGAAGCCATGGATGTGTTAAGAAATGTTGCTCAACAGCAAACTAACCCAGCTGATCAACTAGCTTCACTCTCTCTCAATGACAATCTTGTGTCTTAGATTCCTTTAGTCTTTTGACTGGAATCTGCTTTCCAGTTATTCCTATTCCGTATGCTTCCCCCCAGTTTATTTGCAGGTGTCTTAGATGTTTTGTTTTAGTCAGAGTACTAAGGAAGTTTATGTTCTTGGTACTTTTGGTTTCACTTTTTTTCGTATCTGAATTGCTGTAGGATGGATTAGCATAACTTGTTGGATTTATTAGATATGCATTTGCGGTTTGGATTATTTTCCTCCATTGTTCTACTGGATTGTTTGTGTGGATTTCTTTAATTCGTTTTTTGCTTAAGAcctttatttttccctttaacACGAGCTTGAATATTTGGGTTTGGGATGCTAAATAAATCTTTAAAACAAATCTAGAAAATTATCGATGCAAGTAAAATCATCACCTTTCACTTATCATATTGAGGCTTCGAAAACAAGACTTCAATGAAATTatatgaatttgaattatttaatttgacttttgaaacttaaaattatgtttttcctttttctttttaatttggataatcactcttcaattgttttttttcttcatgtaaATAACTTTTgcttatttgaaattttgattttagttcttcaatgaatttatgttttaattttaactgtGGTATTGCTAAGGCGTTGTTAAGGGTGTCATATCCAAAAATTTAGTCTTTGATTAGGGGAAAAAGATAATCTGGCTACCTTAACACATTGTTGAGTATTACTTAATGTCACGTTAACAATTCATTAAAGTAGACTTAACAGTCCcttaaagttttaaattatagTAGTTTTAAATTGAAGTAGAGGATAAAATTGTGAGACTTACATTAAATTTTCAAACTTTCCTCtcatttctcttttcctttatgCACAATTGAATGCTACATTAGTATCTGGGCATATTTGAATGCTCCATTATATTAAACATTTCCCGTTCTTTAATGGACTTTTatgcaaaaattaataaaagtaaatgtcagattaataataaaataaatatttaagtgtTCGCATAAAATGTACAAACAAAATGCTAGTCAtggttttttacaaattatttttggaCATTTTTTAGCataagaatatttaaaattgatttgcatttttttaaaaaaatatttagctgTCTTAAAAAGATTTTAAGAGTTTTATGTTAATACGTTGttaatataatgatttttacacttccaactaattaaaaattattttagacataacttttaaataattattacagaTATCAATGATCTTATGATATATGGTAACTCATAATTAAGTGACTGAAATTTTAcactcatttaattttaattaaattcaattttatacattttctaatttgataatttacttgagaaaaaagaagataatagaAACAAAAGGGCATGTTTTCACTTTTCatctaaaaaaagttattaaaggaTTGTGtgatatttcattaattaatatcaCAGTACCTCTAAACATGTATGCAActactttaaatatatttagagaaattttttttatcacacttGTGATGATTTTATCTTACTCACATTATTACCTTTAGTGAAGATATGTGGTCTCAtacaaaagtaaaataacaatatTGTAGGTGGCAAAATATccgttttagtttttaattttgagataaaaatatttatatattaatatttattatacatgtaTTGTTCTTTAAATAAAAGAGAGATCAAATTACATTGGTGTAACTTTGATAACTATTATACcattctataatttttatttgaataatattatcttaaagctcaccattaaattaaaactttgttttacataaattacatatgaaaaatttcatattattctaaaattatttgttacctTGTTCATATGAATTAAAATCTATGtaatataaacatttcaaaatatagtaaaatatgaatcatttgattacattcttattgttgtttaattttgacatAAACAATGTTGGTAATATGTAGATATCATTCAACGGTTGGataaatgaaaattacattCTATACGAAGTTATAAAAATAGTGTAATAGTTGTCAAAGTTATACCGATGTAATTTGATATCTTAtatcttaaattatatatatatatatatatataattaattaattaatttggtaaaatatgtttgattgaatagatgaagaaaaaagaaaattaaatataactactttgattttgttttgattttaaatattataagttatgAGTAATGACATTTATAAGTAAAGTTTTACTTCTCTTCATATTGAAAGttcttgttaattttttcaCCCAGTAAAATTGCTGCACCCAACAATTTTATTGAAGTGGCAAAAATGTCCtttagtaaaatttaaaaaaacattctcCCTTAGCCTTC
The genomic region above belongs to Glycine max cultivar Williams 82 chromosome 14, Glycine_max_v4.0, whole genome shotgun sequence and contains:
- the LOC100784442 gene encoding polyadenylate-binding protein 2 translates to MAQIQVQHQSPVSAPPPNGVANAPNNPNQFVTTSLYVGDLEQNVNDAQLYDLFNQVVQVVSVRVCRDLTTRRSLGYGYVNFSNPQDAARALDVLNFTPLNNRPIRIMYSHRDPSLRKSGTANIFIKNLDKAIDHKALHDTFSSFGLILSCKIATDASGLSKGYGFVQFDSEESAQNAIDKLNGMLINDKQVYVGHFLRKQDRENALSKTKFNNVYVKNLSESTTDEELMKFFGEYGTITSAVIMRDADGKSRCFGFVNFENPDDAAKAVEGLNGKKVDDKEWYVGKAQKKSEREQELKGRFEQSIKESADKYQGVNLYLKNLDDTISDEKLKEMFAEYGTITSCKVMRDPTGIGRGSGFVAFSTPEEASRALGEMNGKMIAGKPLYVALAQRKEDRRARLQAQFSQMRPVAITPSVAPRMPLYPPGAPGLGQQFLYGQGPPAMMPPQAGFGYQQQLVPGMRPGGGPMPSFFVPMVQQGQQGQRPGGRRGTGPVQQPQQPMPMMQQQMLPRGRVYRYPPGRNMQDVPLQGVAGGMMSVPYDMGGLPIRDAVGQPMPIQALATALANAPPEQQRTMLGEALYPLVDQLEHDAAAKVTGMLLEMDQPEVLHLIESPDALKAKVAEAMDVLRNVAQQQTNPADQLASLSLNDNLVS